The Streptomyces pactum genome contains a region encoding:
- the pepN gene encoding aminopeptidase N: MPGENLSRDEARERAALLSVDGYEVSLDVRSATGDTEGDGPRTFRSVTTIRFRCNEPGASSFADLVAPSVTAVSLNGRDLDPSEVFDGTRIALEDLAADNELVVDARCAYSRTGEGLHRFVDPEDGEVYLYTQYEPADSRRVFAGFEQPDLKAPFRFEVRAPEEWTVWSNGTGERVDGIWRFAETKPISTYITCVVAGPYHYVTDSYERVLEDGTRLEIPLGALCRKGLAPHFDADDVFLVTKQGLDFFHDHFDYPYPFGKYDQAFVPEYNLGAMENPGLVTFREEFIFRGKVTRASYEGRANVILHEMAHMWFGDLVTMEWWDDLWLKESFADFMGTFAGVGATRFQDAWITFANRRKAWAYRADQLPSTHPITADIRDLEDAKLNFDGITYAKGASVLKQLVAYVGQDAFLEGARRYFKRHAYGNTRLGDLLSVLEETSGRDMAAWARSWLQTAGVNSLTPQVLLSEAGTVDELAVVQEAAESHPELRPHRVAVGLYRLTGEGALERYARAEVDVDGPRTVVAELAGAEAPELVLVNDDDLTYCKTRFDETSLATLREHLGSLTDPLARALCWSALWNMTRDALLPARDFAGLVLRFAGRESDIGVLQMLHAWANSALTHYAAPEWRETGGRLLGEGALRELRDAAPGSERQLAWARFFAAVASGEAELALLRGLLGGTEKIDGLDVDQELRWAFLQPLAAHGEADEGTLAAELARDDTASGKRHQVRCLAARPSAAVKAQAWAQVVESDALSNALVEATIAGFAQASQRDLIAPYAEKYFAAIERVWAERSIQIGMDVVRGLFPSLRDSQDTLEATDAWLAAHEGAAPALRRLVLEARDDLARALRGQECDAAAAAGR, from the coding sequence GTGCCCGGTGAGAATCTGTCCCGCGACGAGGCCCGGGAGCGGGCCGCCCTGCTGTCCGTCGACGGATACGAGGTGTCCCTCGACGTGCGCTCGGCCACCGGTGACACGGAGGGCGACGGTCCGCGCACCTTCCGCTCGGTCACCACGATCCGCTTCCGCTGCAACGAGCCCGGCGCGAGCAGCTTCGCCGACCTGGTCGCACCGAGCGTGACCGCCGTGTCCCTGAACGGCCGGGACCTCGACCCGAGCGAGGTCTTCGACGGCACCCGCATCGCCCTGGAGGACCTGGCCGCCGACAACGAGCTGGTCGTCGACGCCCGGTGCGCGTACTCCCGCACCGGCGAGGGCCTGCACCGCTTCGTCGACCCCGAGGACGGCGAGGTCTACCTCTACACCCAGTACGAGCCGGCCGACTCCCGCCGGGTCTTCGCGGGCTTCGAGCAGCCGGACCTCAAGGCGCCCTTCCGCTTCGAGGTGCGGGCGCCCGAGGAGTGGACGGTGTGGAGCAACGGCACCGGCGAGCGCGTCGACGGTATCTGGCGGTTCGCGGAGACGAAGCCGATCTCGACGTACATCACGTGCGTCGTCGCCGGTCCGTACCACTACGTGACGGACTCCTACGAGCGCGTGCTCGAGGACGGCACGCGGCTGGAGATCCCGCTCGGCGCCCTGTGCCGCAAGGGTCTGGCGCCCCACTTCGACGCGGACGACGTCTTCCTGGTCACCAAGCAGGGACTGGACTTCTTCCACGACCACTTCGACTACCCGTACCCGTTCGGGAAGTACGACCAGGCGTTCGTGCCCGAGTACAACCTCGGCGCGATGGAGAACCCGGGACTGGTCACCTTCCGGGAGGAGTTCATCTTCCGGGGCAAGGTGACGCGGGCGTCCTACGAGGGCCGCGCCAACGTGATCCTGCACGAGATGGCGCACATGTGGTTCGGCGACCTGGTCACCATGGAGTGGTGGGACGACCTGTGGCTGAAGGAGTCCTTCGCCGACTTCATGGGCACCTTCGCGGGCGTCGGCGCGACCCGGTTCCAGGACGCCTGGATCACCTTCGCCAACCGCCGCAAGGCCTGGGCCTACCGCGCCGACCAGTTGCCGTCCACCCACCCGATCACGGCCGACATCCGTGACCTGGAGGACGCCAAGCTCAACTTCGACGGCATCACGTACGCCAAGGGCGCCTCGGTGCTCAAGCAGTTGGTGGCGTACGTCGGCCAGGACGCGTTTCTCGAGGGCGCGCGGCGCTACTTCAAGCGGCACGCGTACGGCAACACGCGCCTCGGTGACCTGCTGTCGGTGCTGGAGGAGACCAGCGGGCGGGACATGGCGGCCTGGGCGCGCTCCTGGCTCCAGACGGCGGGCGTCAACTCGCTGACCCCGCAGGTCCTGCTGAGCGAGGCGGGCACGGTCGACGAGCTGGCCGTGGTGCAGGAGGCCGCCGAGTCGCACCCGGAACTGCGTCCGCACCGGGTGGCGGTGGGCCTGTACCGGCTCACCGGCGAGGGCGCCCTGGAGCGGTACGCGCGCGCCGAGGTGGACGTCGACGGGCCGCGCACGGTGGTGGCGGAGCTGGCCGGTGCCGAGGCGCCCGAGCTGGTCCTCGTCAACGACGACGACCTGACCTACTGCAAGACCCGTTTCGACGAGACGTCGCTGGCGACGCTGCGCGAGCACCTGGGTTCGCTGACCGACCCGCTGGCCCGCGCCCTGTGCTGGTCGGCGCTGTGGAACATGACCCGGGACGCGCTGCTCCCGGCCCGGGACTTCGCCGGCCTGGTCCTGCGGTTCGCGGGCCGCGAGTCCGACATCGGCGTCCTCCAGATGCTGCACGCCTGGGCGAACTCGGCGCTGACGCACTACGCGGCCCCCGAGTGGCGGGAGACCGGCGGCCGGCTGCTCGGCGAGGGCGCGCTGCGGGAGCTGCGGGACGCGGCGCCGGGCAGCGAGCGGCAGTTGGCGTGGGCGCGGTTCTTCGCGGCGGTGGCGTCCGGCGAGGCGGAACTGGCACTGCTGCGCGGGCTGCTGGGGGGCACCGAGAAGATCGACGGCCTCGACGTGGACCAGGAGCTGCGCTGGGCGTTCCTCCAGCCGCTCGCCGCTCACGGCGAGGCCGACGAGGGCACCCTGGCCGCCGAGCTGGCCCGCGACGACACGGCCTCCGGCAAGCGCCACCAGGTGCGCTGCCTGGCCGCCCGCCCCTCGGCGGCGGTGAAGGCGCAGGCCTGGGCGCAGGTCGTGGAGTCCGACGCGCTGTCGAACGCCCTGGTGGAGGCGACGATCGCGGGCTTCGCGCAGGCCTCGCAGCGGGACCTGATCGCGCCGTACGCCGAGAAGTACTTCGCGGCGATCGAGCGGGTGTGGGCCGAGCGGTCCATCCAGATCGGGATGGACGTGGTCCGGGGCCTGTTCCCGTCCCTGCGGGACTCCCAGGACACCCTCGAGGCGACGGACGCGTGGCTGGCCGCGCACGAGGGCGCCGCGCCCGCGCTGCGCAGGCTGGTGCTGGAGGCGCGGGACGACCTGGCGAGGGCGCTGCGGGGCCAGGAGTGCGACGCGGCGGCGGCCGCCGGACGCTAG
- a CDS encoding DsbA family protein gives MSEKTPVDFWFDPLCPWAWMTSRWVLEVEKVRDIEVRWHVMSLAVLNEDKLDELPEEYREMLETKAWGPVRVVIAAQEEHGPEVLGDLYTALGTRFHNQGEGPEKETVAAALKDAGLPESLMDHWDSTPYEPQLRASHKEGIDKVGQEVGTPVIAVPGADGGQLAFFGPVVTPAPKGEDAAKLWDGTLAVASVPGFYEIKRTRTKGPDFSNL, from the coding sequence ATGTCGGAGAAGACGCCCGTCGACTTCTGGTTCGACCCGCTGTGCCCCTGGGCCTGGATGACCTCCCGCTGGGTCCTGGAGGTGGAGAAGGTCCGGGACATCGAGGTCCGCTGGCACGTGATGAGCCTCGCCGTCCTCAACGAGGACAAGCTCGACGAGCTGCCCGAGGAGTACCGCGAGATGCTCGAGACCAAGGCCTGGGGGCCGGTCCGGGTCGTCATCGCCGCCCAGGAGGAGCACGGCCCCGAGGTGCTCGGCGACCTTTATACGGCGCTCGGCACCCGCTTCCACAACCAGGGCGAGGGCCCGGAGAAGGAGACGGTGGCCGCCGCCCTCAAGGACGCCGGCCTGCCCGAGTCCCTCATGGACCACTGGGACTCCACCCCCTACGAGCCCCAGTTGCGCGCCTCCCACAAGGAGGGCATCGACAAGGTCGGCCAGGAGGTCGGCACCCCGGTCATCGCCGTCCCCGGCGCCGACGGCGGACAGCTCGCCTTCTTCGGCCCGGTCGTCACCCCCGCCCCCAAGGGCGAGGACGCCGCCAAGCTGTGGGACGGCACCCTCGCGGTCGCCTCGGTCCCCGGCTTCTACGAGATCAAGCGCACCCGCACCAAGGGCCCGGACTTCAGCAACCTGTAG
- a CDS encoding superoxide dismutase, producing MSVYTLPELPYDYAALAPVISPEIIELHHDKHHAAYVKGANDTLEQLAEARDKETWGSINGLEKNLAFHLSGHILHSIYWHNMTGDGGGEPLEADGVGELADAIAESFGSFAGFKAQLTKAAATTQGSGWGVLAYEPLSGRLIVEQVYDHQGNVGQGATPILVFDAWEHAFYLQYKNQKVDFIDAMWAVVNWQDVAKRYEAAKSRTNTLLLAP from the coding sequence ATGTCCGTCTACACGCTTCCTGAACTGCCGTACGACTACGCCGCGCTGGCCCCCGTGATCAGCCCCGAGATCATCGAGCTGCACCACGACAAGCACCACGCCGCCTATGTGAAGGGCGCCAACGACACGCTGGAGCAGCTCGCCGAGGCGCGGGACAAGGAGACGTGGGGCTCGATCAACGGCCTGGAGAAGAACCTGGCCTTCCACCTCTCCGGCCACATCCTGCACTCGATCTACTGGCACAACATGACCGGCGACGGCGGCGGTGAGCCGCTGGAGGCGGACGGCGTGGGCGAGCTGGCCGACGCGATCGCCGAGTCGTTCGGATCCTTCGCCGGCTTCAAGGCGCAGCTCACCAAGGCCGCCGCGACCACGCAGGGCTCCGGCTGGGGTGTGCTGGCGTACGAACCGCTGAGCGGTCGGCTGATCGTCGAGCAGGTCTACGACCACCAGGGCAACGTCGGCCAGGGCGCCACCCCGATCCTGGTCTTCGACGCCTGGGAGCACGCCTTCTACCTCCAGTACAAGAACCAGAAGGTCGACTTCATCGACGCCATGTGGGCGGTCGTCAACTGGCAGGACGTGGCGAAGCGCTACGAGGCCGCCAAGTCCCGTACGAACACGCTCCTGCTGGCGCCCTGA
- a CDS encoding amino acid permease encodes MSNSTTTGTPPQSDDAALSHGLKQRHLSMIALGGVIGAGLFVGSGAGIAAAGPSIVVAYTLSGLLVMLVMRMLGEMSAAYPSSGSFSAHAERAIGPWAGFTAGWAFWVLLCTAVGLEGIGAAQIVHGWLPGTPEWAWVALFMVVFCGTNLAAVKNFGEFEFWFAALKVGAISLFLVLGVLAIAGILPGTDSPGTSHLSDFLPNGGDGLIIGLLASVFAYGGLETVTIAAAESENPVKGVASAVRTAMWRIALFYIGSMAVIVTLVPWDSEEVVAKGPYVAALDELGIPGAGQLMNIVVLVALLSAMNANIYGASRIGYSLVERGQGPKALGRASGGVPRVAVLVSSLFGFGCVLLSYWRPDDVFSWLLNMIGAVILVVWIFIAVAQLRLRRRLEREAPEKLVVRMWGFPWLTWIALAGMATVFVLMAREPDTRVQLYSTGGMTLVLAAVGYAWQRRRARG; translated from the coding sequence ATGTCCAACAGCACCACCACCGGTACGCCGCCGCAGTCGGACGACGCCGCCCTCTCCCACGGCCTCAAGCAGCGCCACCTGTCGATGATCGCCCTCGGCGGCGTGATCGGCGCCGGCCTGTTCGTGGGCTCCGGGGCCGGCATCGCGGCCGCCGGGCCGTCGATCGTCGTCGCCTACACCCTCTCCGGTCTCCTCGTGATGCTGGTGATGCGGATGCTGGGCGAGATGTCGGCCGCCTATCCGTCGTCGGGCTCCTTCTCCGCGCACGCCGAGCGGGCGATCGGCCCCTGGGCCGGCTTCACCGCGGGCTGGGCCTTCTGGGTGCTGCTGTGCACGGCCGTCGGGCTGGAGGGCATCGGCGCGGCGCAGATCGTCCACGGCTGGCTGCCGGGCACGCCCGAGTGGGCGTGGGTGGCGCTGTTCATGGTGGTCTTCTGCGGGACGAACCTGGCCGCCGTGAAGAACTTCGGCGAGTTCGAGTTCTGGTTCGCCGCCCTCAAGGTCGGCGCGATCTCGCTGTTCCTGGTGCTGGGCGTGCTGGCGATCGCCGGGATCCTGCCGGGCACCGACTCCCCCGGCACCTCCCACCTGAGCGACTTCCTGCCGAACGGCGGCGACGGTTTGATCATCGGCCTGCTCGCCTCGGTGTTCGCCTACGGCGGCCTGGAGACGGTGACCATCGCGGCGGCCGAGTCGGAGAACCCGGTCAAGGGCGTGGCGAGCGCCGTGCGGACGGCGATGTGGCGGATCGCGCTGTTCTACATCGGCTCGATGGCGGTCATCGTCACCCTGGTCCCCTGGGACTCCGAGGAGGTCGTGGCGAAGGGCCCGTACGTCGCCGCCCTCGACGAACTGGGCATCCCGGGCGCCGGGCAGCTCATGAACATCGTCGTGCTGGTCGCGCTGCTCAGCGCGATGAACGCCAACATCTACGGTGCCTCCCGCATCGGATACTCGCTGGTCGAACGCGGCCAGGGACCGAAGGCGCTGGGCCGGGCGTCGGGCGGGGTGCCGCGGGTCGCGGTACTCGTCTCCTCCCTCTTCGGGTTCGGCTGCGTGCTGCTCAGCTACTGGCGGCCGGACGACGTCTTCTCCTGGCTGCTGAACATGATCGGCGCGGTCATCCTGGTCGTCTGGATCTTCATCGCCGTCGCCCAGCTCCGGCTGCGCCGCCGCCTGGAGCGGGAGGCGCCCGAGAAGCTGGTCGTGCGCATGTGGGGCTTCCCGTGGCTGACGTGGATCGCGCTGGCGGGCATGGCCACGGTGTTCGTGCTGATGGCCCGCGAGCCGGACACCCGGGTGCAGTTGTACTCGACGGGCGGGATGACGCTGGTCCTGGCGGCCGTCGGCTACGCGTGGCAGCGCCGGCGGGCACGCGGCTAG
- a CDS encoding biotin transporter BioY, giving the protein MSTAAVPARTGQVLADLLPSSRVRDVALVAGGAVLVGVAAQIAVPVPGSPVPVTGQTFAALLVGTSLGARRGLLSLALYALVGMAGVPWFAEGGSGTGAPSLGYVFGMLLAATVVGALARRGADRSMLRMAGAMLLGEAVIYAVGVPYLALAADMSLTAAVAAGLTPFLIGDALKAALAMGVLPTAWKLVDKR; this is encoded by the coding sequence ATGAGCACCGCTGCCGTTCCCGCCCGCACCGGGCAGGTCCTCGCCGACCTCCTCCCCTCCTCCCGAGTCCGGGACGTCGCGCTGGTGGCCGGCGGCGCCGTGCTCGTCGGCGTCGCGGCCCAGATCGCGGTGCCCGTACCGGGCTCCCCGGTGCCGGTGACCGGCCAGACCTTCGCGGCGCTGCTCGTCGGCACCTCGCTCGGCGCCCGCCGCGGTCTCCTCTCGCTCGCGCTGTACGCGCTGGTCGGCATGGCCGGCGTGCCGTGGTTCGCGGAGGGCGGCTCCGGCACCGGCGCCCCGTCCCTCGGCTACGTCTTCGGCATGCTGCTCGCCGCCACCGTCGTGGGCGCCCTGGCCCGCCGCGGTGCCGACCGTTCGATGCTCCGCATGGCCGGCGCGATGCTGCTCGGCGAGGCGGTCATCTACGCCGTCGGCGTCCCGTACCTCGCCCTCGCCGCCGACATGTCCCTCACCGCGGCGGTCGCGGCCGGTCTCACCCCGTTCCTGATCGGGGACGCGCTGAAGGCCGCCCTGGCGATGGGCGTGCTGCCCACCGCCTGGAAGCTGGTCGACAAGCGGTAG
- a CDS encoding amino acid permease gives MTSQPTLTKPENGPEGPREPGSGLQAGLKNRHLSMIAIGGVIGAGLFVGSSSGIATAGPGILLSYALVGTLVVLVMRMLGEMSAANPTSGSFSAHADRALGPWAGFSIGWLYWFFWVVVLAVEATAGAKILEGWIPAVPQWGWALIVMVVLTATNLASVGSYGEFEFWFAGIKVVAIAAFIVIGGLAVFGVLPGVDSEQAGLANLTEHGGFLPNGAGAILTGVLLVVFSFMGSEIPTLAAGESEDPQRAVTKATNSIIWRIAVFYLGSIFVVIALLPWDSRSIIDQGSYVAALDSLGIANAGQIMNFIVLTSVLSCLNSGLYTASRMAFSLGERGDAPKAFARTTRRGVPRTAILVSVVFGFVAVFFNYEFPDSVFLFLVNSSGAVALFVWLVICFSQLRMRKIIQAEAPERLVVRMWLFPYLTWAAAAVIVFVLGYMLTDTEHNGRTTVLLSLLVAALVLAVAVVKQKAVAQKAAAQEAAVQEAAAQESADQQAAAGKG, from the coding sequence ATGACTTCGCAGCCGACCCTGACGAAGCCCGAGAACGGGCCCGAAGGCCCCCGAGAACCCGGCTCCGGGCTCCAGGCCGGGCTCAAGAACCGGCATCTTTCAATGATCGCCATCGGCGGTGTCATCGGGGCCGGGCTGTTCGTGGGATCGAGTTCGGGAATCGCCACCGCCGGGCCCGGCATCCTTCTCTCCTACGCCCTCGTCGGCACCCTCGTGGTGCTGGTGATGCGGATGCTCGGGGAGATGTCCGCGGCCAACCCCACCTCGGGTTCCTTCTCCGCACACGCCGACCGGGCGCTCGGGCCCTGGGCCGGGTTCTCCATCGGCTGGCTGTACTGGTTCTTCTGGGTCGTGGTGCTGGCCGTGGAAGCGACCGCCGGGGCCAAGATCCTCGAAGGGTGGATACCGGCCGTGCCCCAGTGGGGCTGGGCGCTGATCGTGATGGTCGTACTGACCGCCACCAACCTCGCCTCGGTCGGCTCCTACGGCGAGTTCGAGTTCTGGTTCGCCGGGATCAAGGTCGTGGCGATCGCCGCGTTCATCGTCATCGGCGGACTGGCGGTCTTCGGAGTGCTGCCCGGCGTCGACAGCGAGCAGGCGGGGCTGGCCAATCTGACGGAGCACGGCGGATTCCTGCCGAACGGGGCGGGGGCGATCCTGACCGGTGTGCTGCTCGTCGTCTTCTCCTTCATGGGCAGCGAGATCCCCACCCTCGCCGCCGGCGAGTCCGAGGACCCGCAGCGGGCGGTCACCAAGGCGACCAACAGCATCATCTGGCGGATCGCCGTCTTCTACCTGGGATCCATCTTCGTCGTCATCGCGCTGCTGCCCTGGGACTCGCGGTCGATCATCGACCAGGGCTCCTACGTGGCCGCCCTCGACTCGCTCGGGATCGCGAACGCAGGTCAGATCATGAACTTCATCGTGCTGACGTCCGTGCTGTCCTGCCTCAACTCCGGGCTCTACACGGCCTCCCGCATGGCCTTCTCGCTCGGCGAGCGGGGCGACGCGCCGAAGGCGTTCGCCCGGACCACCCGGCGCGGTGTGCCGCGGACGGCGATCCTCGTGTCCGTGGTGTTCGGCTTCGTGGCCGTCTTCTTCAACTACGAGTTCCCCGACTCCGTCTTCCTCTTCCTCGTCAACTCCTCCGGTGCCGTGGCCCTCTTCGTGTGGCTGGTGATCTGCTTCTCGCAACTGCGGATGCGGAAGATCATCCAGGCGGAGGCGCCGGAGCGGCTGGTGGTGCGGATGTGGCTGTTCCCGTACCTGACCTGGGCGGCCGCCGCCGTCATCGTCTTCGTCCTCGGCTACATGCTGACCGACACCGAGCACAACGGGCGGACGACCGTGCTGCTGTCGCTGCTCGTCGCGGCGCTCGTCCTCGCCGTCGCCGTCGTCAAGCAGAAGGCCGTCGCACAGAAGGCCGCCGCACAAGAGGCCGCCGTACAAGAGGCCGCCGCGCAGGAGTCCGCCGATCAGCAGGCCGCCGCCGGGAAGGGCTGA
- a CDS encoding ribose-5-phosphate isomerase, translating to MRVYLGSDHAGYELKNHLVEWLKAAGHEPVDCGPHLYDALDDYPPFCLRAAERTAADPDALGIVIGGSGNGEQIAANKVKGVRAALAWSEETASLGRQHNDANVVAVGARMHTQDEATKFVETFLATPFSGDERHIRRIDMLTSYETTGDLPPIPPHHPQR from the coding sequence ATGCGCGTGTACCTCGGCTCCGACCATGCGGGCTACGAACTCAAGAACCACCTCGTCGAGTGGCTCAAGGCGGCGGGCCACGAGCCCGTCGACTGCGGCCCGCACCTCTACGACGCCCTGGACGACTATCCGCCCTTCTGCCTCCGCGCCGCCGAGCGGACGGCCGCGGACCCCGACGCCCTCGGCATCGTGATCGGCGGCTCCGGCAACGGCGAGCAGATCGCGGCGAACAAGGTGAAGGGCGTGCGCGCGGCGCTGGCCTGGAGCGAGGAGACGGCGTCCCTCGGCCGCCAGCACAACGACGCCAACGTCGTCGCGGTCGGCGCCCGCATGCACACGCAGGACGAGGCGACGAAGTTCGTCGAGACCTTCCTCGCCACGCCGTTCTCGGGCGACGAACGCCACATCCGCCGCATCGACATGCTCACGTCCTACGAGACGACGGGCGACCTCCCGCCGATCCCCCCGCACCACCCGCAGCGGTAG
- a CDS encoding Fpg/Nei family DNA glycosylase, with amino-acid sequence MPEGHTIHRLAKDYATAFAGPPVQAVRATSPQGKFADAAALLTGTPLTRTEAHGKHLFLGFGAAEPAEPAEPAEPSEPSERAEPADWVHIHLGLFGKVTFGETPAPPPTDTVRLRLAGETAYVDLRGPTTCALITDPEKQAIHARLGPDPLRPDADPQAAYRRVSRSRTTIAALLMDQKVIAGVGNVYRAEVLFRHGIDPYRAGRDITPAEWDAIWRDLTGLMREGVRNNRIDTVRPEHTPEAMGRPPRVDDHGGEVYVYRRAGKPCHLCGESVRTADLAARNLFWCPACQQR; translated from the coding sequence TTGCCGGAAGGCCACACGATCCACCGGCTGGCGAAGGACTACGCCACCGCGTTCGCCGGCCCGCCGGTACAAGCGGTGCGAGCCACCAGCCCGCAGGGCAAGTTCGCCGACGCCGCCGCCCTTCTCACCGGTACGCCCCTCACCCGCACCGAGGCCCACGGCAAACACCTCTTCCTCGGTTTCGGTGCCGCCGAGCCCGCCGAGCCCGCCGAGCCCGCCGAGCCCTCGGAGCCCTCGGAGCGTGCCGAGCCCGCCGACTGGGTCCACATCCACCTCGGCCTCTTCGGCAAGGTCACCTTCGGTGAGACCCCGGCGCCCCCGCCCACGGACACCGTCCGCCTCCGCCTCGCCGGCGAGACCGCCTACGTCGACCTCCGCGGCCCCACCACCTGCGCCCTGATCACCGATCCGGAGAAGCAGGCGATACACGCCCGCCTCGGCCCCGACCCCCTGCGCCCGGACGCCGATCCGCAGGCCGCCTACCGCCGTGTCTCCCGAAGCCGCACCACCATCGCCGCCCTGCTCATGGACCAGAAGGTCATCGCCGGCGTCGGCAACGTCTACCGCGCCGAGGTCCTCTTCCGCCACGGCATCGACCCGTACCGCGCGGGCAGGGACATCACCCCCGCCGAGTGGGACGCGATCTGGCGCGACCTCACCGGCCTCATGCGCGAGGGCGTCAGGAACAACCGCATCGACACCGTCCGCCCGGAGCACACCCCCGAGGCCATGGGCCGCCCGCCCCGCGTCGACGACCACGGCGGCGAGGTCTACGTCTACCGCCGGGCTGGCAAGCCCTGCCACCTCTGCGGCGAGTCCGTCCGCACCGCGGACCTCGCCGCCCGCAACCTCTTCTGGTGCCCGGCCTGCCAGCAGCGCTAG
- a CDS encoding ArsR/SmtB family transcription factor, producing MLRIGFGTDDLNRLRVAAGSDFMWEVVLSLHLLQNRHAALVFDPWRRQVREGLARAGLVRATRALMEVTPFASYFPDFLTPGLGSPDPDTGLDAVLSTPRRRLRYELARLYRDRPMPSDARRLAEGGSEVLHRLGAAVRAYHAVAVAPYKTVIDRAVGADLAKRADSALAAGAEGLLGSYQPELLSWRDGRLECGYPFDRDLELNGRPLTLIPSFFCTRQPVALAARELSPVLVYPLPLAPDCLTVGGPGGAPGSGSAERLHRLLGPTRARVLELLGRPMSTSGIAAALHLSPANASRHATVLREAGLVGSSRDGHRVLHRRTVLGEALLNGRWGV from the coding sequence ATGCTGCGTATCGGCTTCGGCACGGACGACCTCAACCGGCTGCGGGTGGCGGCGGGCAGTGACTTCATGTGGGAGGTGGTCCTCAGCCTGCATCTGCTCCAGAACCGGCACGCGGCCCTGGTCTTCGACCCATGGCGGAGGCAGGTGCGCGAGGGGCTCGCGCGAGCGGGGCTGGTCCGGGCGACCCGGGCGCTGATGGAGGTGACCCCGTTCGCCTCCTACTTCCCGGACTTCCTCACCCCCGGCCTCGGCAGCCCTGACCCGGACACCGGGCTGGACGCGGTGCTCTCCACACCCCGCAGACGCCTACGGTACGAACTGGCCCGGCTCTACCGGGACCGGCCGATGCCGTCGGACGCCCGACGGCTCGCCGAGGGCGGGAGCGAGGTGCTGCACCGGCTGGGGGCGGCGGTGCGCGCCTACCACGCGGTGGCTGTGGCGCCGTACAAGACGGTCATCGACCGGGCCGTCGGCGCGGACCTGGCCAAACGCGCCGACTCGGCGCTGGCGGCGGGAGCGGAGGGGCTGCTGGGCAGCTATCAGCCGGAGCTGCTGTCGTGGCGGGACGGCCGGCTCGAGTGCGGCTACCCCTTCGACCGGGACCTGGAGCTGAACGGCCGCCCGCTGACCCTCATCCCGTCCTTCTTCTGCACCCGGCAGCCTGTCGCTCTCGCCGCCCGCGAACTCTCGCCCGTACTGGTGTATCCGCTTCCGCTCGCGCCGGACTGCCTGACGGTGGGCGGGCCCGGCGGCGCACCCGGCTCGGGCTCGGCGGAGCGCCTGCACCGGCTGCTGGGCCCCACCCGGGCCCGAGTGCTGGAGCTGCTCGGCCGCCCGATGTCCACCAGCGGCATCGCCGCCGCCCTCCACCTCTCCCCGGCCAACGCCAGCCGCCATGCCACGGTGCTGCGGGAGGCGGGGCTGGTCGGCTCGTCCCGGGACGGACACCGGGTGCTGCATCGCCGGACGGTGCTGGGGGAGGCGCTGCTGAACGGGAGGTGGGGGGTGTGA